From Humisphaera borealis, the proteins below share one genomic window:
- a CDS encoding MFS transporter has product MARTTFASCRESPGAEALISTPDSATGRPTPVTAWPLYFILALASTGGTMFTIGIVFYTKDRFGWGLTENFRLAAAQGVVYVMGALSAHALTSRLSHRVATIALHSAMALACLAGVLAADRSAVAAVVAVLFAYTFFSAVAWPILESLVSVGTTGPTLARRLGVYNVVWPAVGAVVLAISGTVIERLPIGVFLVPAIAHLVCIGLAWMARTSSKGVPTATHAADDQSQHAPHAALLPSPELMRVRTVALWVSRLGLPATYAVIYGLMPLLPSLPAMERLDTSTQTFVSSAWPAARWLAFVALAAGTWWHTRPRVMVAAAVAMGIAFLGCALPPSQFLGTAISPTADMAALLLWQVVLGASLGVIYSGSLYFGMVLSEGSTEHSGYHEALIGLGWILGPGAGVLMQVLAPDNRGLAVVAVGSVIGLSVIAVVAASVIAGRTDRRGTHTKTLANTAQT; this is encoded by the coding sequence CTGGCGCGTACAACTTTCGCGTCTTGCCGGGAGTCTCCCGGCGCGGAGGCTCTTATCTCGACCCCAGATTCTGCGACCGGCCGGCCAACGCCGGTAACGGCATGGCCGCTCTATTTCATTCTTGCGCTGGCCTCGACCGGTGGCACGATGTTCACCATCGGCATCGTTTTCTACACCAAGGACCGCTTCGGATGGGGCCTGACGGAGAACTTCCGGCTCGCCGCCGCGCAGGGTGTCGTCTACGTCATGGGGGCTCTTTCCGCACACGCGCTGACGAGCCGACTGTCCCACAGAGTTGCCACGATCGCCCTGCACTCGGCGATGGCCCTTGCCTGCCTTGCGGGAGTTCTCGCCGCTGATCGATCGGCAGTCGCCGCGGTCGTCGCCGTGCTGTTCGCGTACACGTTCTTCAGCGCCGTAGCCTGGCCGATTCTCGAGAGTCTTGTCTCGGTCGGTACGACGGGCCCTACGCTTGCCCGCCGACTGGGCGTCTACAACGTCGTCTGGCCGGCCGTCGGTGCCGTTGTACTGGCGATCAGCGGGACCGTGATCGAAAGGCTTCCGATCGGCGTCTTCCTCGTGCCAGCGATCGCGCACCTGGTCTGCATCGGCTTGGCTTGGATGGCCAGAACCTCGTCAAAAGGCGTTCCGACTGCCACTCATGCCGCCGATGATCAGTCGCAGCACGCGCCACACGCGGCACTTCTGCCAAGCCCGGAACTCATGCGAGTTCGCACGGTTGCCCTATGGGTGTCGCGCCTGGGGCTGCCCGCCACCTATGCGGTGATCTACGGCTTAATGCCCCTGCTGCCCTCGCTGCCGGCGATGGAACGCCTCGACACCTCAACACAAACCTTCGTCAGTTCGGCCTGGCCTGCCGCACGATGGCTGGCTTTCGTCGCCCTGGCGGCGGGCACCTGGTGGCACACCCGGCCGCGGGTCATGGTGGCGGCGGCGGTGGCGATGGGGATCGCGTTTCTGGGCTGTGCCCTGCCGCCGTCTCAATTCTTGGGAACGGCCATCTCTCCGACGGCCGACATGGCCGCCCTCCTGTTGTGGCAAGTCGTTTTGGGAGCGTCGCTTGGGGTGATCTACTCTGGCAGCCTCTACTTCGGAATGGTGCTGAGCGAGGGAAGCACCGAACACAGTGGTTATCACGAAGCGCTCATCGGACTCGGCTGGATTCTGGGCCCGGGGGCGGGCGTGCTGATGCAGGTGCTGGCCCCCGACAACCGCGGCCTGGCCGTCGTGGCGGTCGGGTCGGTGATCGGGCTGAGCGTGATCGCGGTGGTCGCCGCGAGTGTCATCGCCGGACGGACGGATCGACGCGGCACCCATACGAAAACCCTTGCAAATACCGCACAAACGTGA
- a CDS encoding lipopolysaccharide biosynthesis protein has translation MASGYLLALFRILSWAGVTAFLYREAGPVAFGIFALLRGTISILSYTSLGLGPALVHAIAKANARDAIPAEPLSADTTVAPPGIVALGYANTAAEPVPAGNHEQAVITTGLHVARLLTAFAFAGAIGMALATESYFASREVNAGWILLATLALGCGVATRIAGEPASAILQVRGLLALDNFILAGAEVCWLLVVVLIPLRQIDSVAGAWALCCLGTTVTRVVAVTRLVPDFETGGPKDPAIMRSLLRFGGGITLAQTADFLYAPCSYLIIQSLLGPSEVATYAPLVQIDSALLLVVAGIAGAVFPRAARSFAAGNLRELRHLYVRGTLTSLALLIAAGIATMLLGAFALRLWLGDVSPQTLMLLPLLLVHTVIGGASGVGRAVLLGMGRVRVFMKSSLIAGSANVVLGATLAGPVGWGLKGIVLATIIVVVARCAIWMPWYVLKMTNDENRLTNQAQNPKD, from the coding sequence GTGGCGAGCGGTTACTTGCTGGCGCTGTTCCGCATCCTCTCGTGGGCGGGCGTAACAGCCTTTCTCTACCGTGAAGCCGGGCCGGTCGCATTCGGCATCTTCGCTCTTCTACGGGGAACGATTTCAATTCTCAGCTACACATCGCTCGGACTGGGGCCGGCGCTAGTCCATGCGATCGCCAAGGCCAATGCCAGAGACGCCATTCCAGCAGAGCCGCTGTCGGCCGATACCACGGTTGCACCGCCGGGCATCGTTGCGCTTGGTTATGCCAATACAGCGGCAGAACCAGTTCCTGCGGGGAATCACGAACAAGCCGTCATCACGACCGGGCTGCATGTCGCGCGGCTCTTGACTGCCTTCGCGTTCGCCGGGGCAATTGGGATGGCGCTCGCGACCGAATCCTATTTCGCGTCGCGAGAGGTCAACGCGGGATGGATTCTGCTGGCAACGTTAGCGCTAGGCTGCGGCGTGGCAACTCGAATTGCGGGTGAGCCGGCGTCTGCCATCCTTCAGGTACGGGGACTTCTCGCGCTCGACAACTTTATTCTGGCCGGTGCCGAGGTGTGCTGGCTACTCGTGGTCGTGCTCATTCCCCTGCGGCAGATCGATAGCGTGGCCGGTGCGTGGGCACTCTGCTGCCTTGGAACAACGGTCACCCGTGTCGTCGCGGTGACACGCCTTGTGCCTGATTTCGAGACCGGGGGACCTAAAGATCCTGCCATTATGCGGTCGCTGCTTCGATTCGGGGGTGGCATCACACTCGCCCAGACGGCCGACTTCCTCTACGCGCCCTGCAGCTACCTGATCATTCAATCACTGCTCGGCCCGAGTGAGGTCGCCACCTACGCGCCGCTCGTGCAGATCGACTCGGCACTCCTGCTGGTTGTCGCCGGAATTGCCGGGGCGGTCTTCCCGCGGGCAGCGAGGTCGTTCGCTGCCGGCAACCTGCGCGAGCTCCGCCACCTCTACGTGCGCGGAACGCTAACCAGTCTCGCCCTGCTCATTGCCGCCGGAATCGCAACTATGCTGTTGGGCGCGTTTGCCCTGCGCCTCTGGCTAGGCGACGTTTCCCCGCAGACCTTGATGCTGCTGCCGCTGCTGTTGGTGCATACGGTAATTGGCGGGGCGAGCGGAGTCGGACGGGCAGTGCTCCTGGGAATGGGCCGGGTACGCGTCTTTATGAAATCGTCTCTGATTGCCGGTTCTGCCAATGTCGTTCTGGGTGCGACTCTCGCCGGGCCGGTCGGGTGGGGCCTGAAAGGAATCGTGCTAGCGACGATCATCGTCGTTGTCGCCCGGTGTGCGATCTGGATGCCGTGGTATGTCCTGAAAATGACGAATGACGAAAATCGATTGACGAATCAAGCTCAAAATCCGAAGGATTGA
- a CDS encoding Sec-independent protein translocase family protein has protein sequence MGKLNIWQWLGVVLLIVWAVLYFNRKSDEKERAKQPATPGTPVTQPAPLPATNPG, from the coding sequence ATGGGAAAACTGAATATCTGGCAATGGCTTGGCGTGGTGCTGCTGATCGTGTGGGCGGTGCTGTACTTCAACCGTAAATCCGACGAGAAAGAACGGGCCAAGCAGCCCGCGACCCCCGGAACGCCGGTGACTCAACCTGCGCCGCTGCCGGCGACGAACCCCGGCTGA
- a CDS encoding DUF1559 family PulG-like putative transporter: MICRRSLSRAFTLVELLVVIGIIALLIGIIMPSLSRAREASKRTQCSSNLRQIGMAAMGFAGANKGYFPMSFGTGTPPSIGQAPVADMGRLPMLVNRTDWIANSDADWKKYGTPWSIWQQFGAAPGVWKCPGSEFDVRAYNGTDGIPADPAWGEIVYTDYAYVGGLVNNTATLGKSVARWGTLYVPAVRSHSRNSTELILAADAVYYSAGAGRRYHINHPIQSKTGEVDRQAVLYADGHVADWGREMYDGPLQNLRGRSTLQFDNRSGNGYTFFGLLPVVAPTPPTTPPPPTTPPVTPAPPPPPNKLPNPLP; this comes from the coding sequence ATGATCTGCCGAAGGTCGTTGTCGCGGGCATTTACGCTCGTTGAGCTACTTGTCGTGATAGGCATCATTGCCCTGCTGATCGGCATCATCATGCCATCGCTGTCTCGAGCGCGCGAGGCCTCCAAGCGGACCCAGTGTTCGTCAAATCTGCGGCAGATTGGCATGGCCGCGATGGGGTTTGCCGGGGCTAACAAAGGCTACTTCCCCATGAGCTTTGGAACCGGCACGCCCCCGTCGATCGGGCAGGCACCGGTTGCCGATATGGGGCGCCTTCCGATGCTGGTGAATCGCACCGACTGGATCGCCAACAGTGACGCCGACTGGAAGAAGTATGGCACACCCTGGTCGATCTGGCAGCAGTTCGGGGCCGCTCCGGGGGTGTGGAAATGCCCGGGCTCGGAGTTTGATGTCCGGGCTTACAACGGCACGGATGGTATTCCCGCCGACCCGGCCTGGGGTGAAATCGTCTACACCGACTACGCGTACGTCGGCGGTCTGGTGAACAACACCGCCACCCTCGGCAAAAGCGTGGCCCGATGGGGAACGCTGTACGTGCCGGCGGTACGCTCTCACAGCCGCAACTCCACCGAACTGATTCTGGCCGCCGATGCGGTGTATTACTCGGCTGGCGCCGGACGACGGTATCACATCAATCACCCGATCCAGTCCAAGACCGGAGAGGTGGACCGCCAGGCCGTCTTGTACGCCGACGGTCATGTGGCCGACTGGGGCCGGGAGATGTACGACGGCCCGCTGCAGAATCTGCGGGGGCGCTCGACCCTGCAGTTCGATAATCGCAGCGGCAACGGCTACACGTTCTTCGGGCTTTTGCCCGTGGTCGCACCCACGCCACCAACGACGCCCCCGCCGCCGACGACACCTCCTGTCACGCCGGCACCGCCCCCGCCGCCGAACAAACTGCCAAATCCACTGCCTTGA
- a CDS encoding NuoI/complex I 23 kDa subunit family protein: MSSPVREYFRNIYDNITSIVIGMKITLKYCFQKTVTVNYPEQHLSFAPRYRGIHEFEANKCIACDLCAKACPVDCIYIDKSGPRKIDKATGIVNEDDPKTGKLLRFAIDYSKCLFCALCTEPCPTLCIHMGKLHDLSGYSRDDAVVEFAELDKENLRTPIPLWMERNKDKIEWVGDEYERVKAGKLANHAGDITPVK, translated from the coding sequence ATGTCATCCCCCGTCCGCGAATACTTCCGCAACATCTACGACAACATCACTTCGATCGTGATCGGAATGAAGATCACGTTGAAGTACTGTTTCCAGAAGACGGTGACGGTCAATTACCCCGAGCAGCACCTGAGCTTCGCGCCGCGGTACCGGGGCATTCACGAGTTCGAAGCCAACAAGTGCATTGCTTGCGACCTGTGTGCCAAGGCCTGCCCGGTGGATTGCATCTACATCGATAAATCCGGCCCGAGAAAAATCGACAAGGCGACCGGCATCGTCAACGAGGACGACCCCAAGACCGGCAAGCTCCTGCGGTTCGCGATCGACTACAGCAAATGCCTGTTCTGCGCACTATGCACCGAGCCCTGCCCGACGCTCTGCATCCATATGGGAAAGCTGCACGATTTAAGCGGCTACAGCCGCGATGATGCGGTGGTGGAGTTCGCGGAGCTCGACAAAGAGAACCTGCGGACCCCGATCCCGCTCTGGATGGAGCGGAACAAGGACAAGATCGAATGGGTTGGCGACGAGTACGAACGGGTGAAGGCCGGAAAGCTGGCGAACCACGCGGGGGACATCACGCCGGTGAAGTAG